One region of Streptomyces capillispiralis genomic DNA includes:
- a CDS encoding helix-turn-helix domain-containing protein: MSERRAAPTVGQVVLGRRLQELREAAGLAREEAARILRVAPATVRRMETAEVALKIPYVQLLLSAYGVPESEAEAFVGLAEEANRPGWWQRYHDVLPDWFSLYVSLEGAARIIRSYEPHFVPGLLQTEEYARAVLEAGTVGNIGSEAVERHVALRMERQRLLERPDPPHLWVLMEETVLRRPVSLDGRVMRDQLDKLLEWSSRDRITLQIAEFADGPHPGTYAPFSLFRFAEPELPDMVFTEYLTGALYLDSRKEVSAHLEVLDHMTARAASAQRTEKLLREFREHY; this comes from the coding sequence GTGAGTGAGCGGCGGGCCGCACCCACCGTGGGCCAGGTGGTTCTGGGAAGGCGGCTGCAGGAGCTTCGGGAGGCCGCGGGCCTCGCGCGGGAGGAGGCTGCCCGGATCCTGCGGGTGGCACCCGCGACCGTGCGGCGGATGGAGACCGCCGAGGTCGCGCTGAAGATCCCGTACGTGCAGCTGCTGCTGTCCGCGTACGGGGTGCCCGAGAGCGAGGCCGAGGCGTTCGTGGGTCTCGCGGAGGAGGCGAACCGGCCGGGCTGGTGGCAGCGGTACCACGACGTGCTGCCGGACTGGTTCAGCCTGTACGTGAGCCTGGAGGGCGCCGCCCGGATCATCCGCTCCTACGAGCCGCACTTCGTGCCGGGGCTGCTGCAGACCGAGGAGTACGCGCGGGCCGTCCTGGAGGCCGGGACGGTCGGGAACATCGGGTCCGAGGCGGTCGAGCGGCACGTGGCGCTGCGCATGGAGCGCCAGCGCCTGCTGGAGCGCCCCGATCCGCCGCACCTGTGGGTGCTGATGGAGGAGACCGTGCTGCGGCGTCCGGTGAGCCTCGACGGGCGGGTGATGCGCGACCAGCTGGACAAGCTGCTGGAGTGGTCCTCGCGGGACCGGATCACGCTGCAGATCGCCGAGTTCGCGGACGGTCCGCACCCGGGGACGTACGCGCCGTTCTCGCTGTTCCGGTTCGCCGAGCCGGAGCTGCCCGACATGGTGTTCACCGAGTACCTGACGGGTGCCCTGTACCTGGACTCCCGCAAGGAGGTCTCGGCGCACCTGGAGGTCCTGGACCACATGACGGCGCGGGCGGCCTCGGCGCAGCGCACGGAGAAGCTGCTGCGGGAGTTCCGCGAGCACTACTGA
- a CDS encoding rhamnogalacturonan lyase: MKHPHRHGRRRVLLPAALAVAALAGAGLTALSPSSAEAATARQVEALDRGVVSVHTGTGNLVSWRWLGTDPDNVAFNVYRAGTKVNSGPVTGSTTFFHSGAPSHADYTVRAVVNGVEQGDSVHAIQFRTGYKDVPLSPPSGGTTPDGVSYTYEANDASVGDLDGDGALDIVLKWQPTNAKDNSQSGYTGNTIVDGVKLDGTRLWRVDLGRNIRSGAHYTQFQVYDYDGDGEAEVAMKTADGTRDGTGAVIGSSSADHRNSGGYVLSGPEYLTMFHGRTGRAMGTVDYVPARGTVSSWGDSYGNRVDRFLAGTAYLDGARPSLIMARGYYTRTVIAAWDWRNGAFTRRWTFDTNSSTNSGKGYDGQGSHSLSVGDVDNDGRDEIVYGSMAVDDNGNGLWTAKTGHGDAQHLGDLDASTAGLEYYKVSESTGQPAALYLNPANGAVRWKLAACCDNGRGVAADIWSGNSGPEMWSSSDGSVRDEGGGTKGRKPSSANFVSWWDGDPVRELLDGTRIDKYGTSADTRLLTGSGVASNNGTKATPVLSGDILGDWREEVVWRTSDNTALRIYSTPHDTDRRITTLLHDTLYRTSLAWQNTAYNQPPHTGFFIGADMPTPPRPAVFTP, translated from the coding sequence GTGAAGCACCCGCACCGGCACGGCAGACGCCGTGTCCTGCTGCCCGCGGCGCTCGCCGTGGCGGCGCTGGCCGGCGCCGGCCTGACCGCGCTGTCGCCGTCGTCCGCCGAGGCCGCCACCGCCCGCCAGGTCGAGGCCCTCGACCGGGGCGTGGTCAGCGTCCACACCGGCACCGGCAACCTGGTCAGCTGGCGCTGGCTGGGCACCGACCCCGACAACGTCGCCTTCAACGTGTACCGGGCCGGCACCAAGGTCAACTCCGGCCCGGTCACCGGCTCCACCACGTTCTTCCACTCCGGTGCGCCCAGCCACGCCGACTACACCGTCCGCGCGGTGGTGAACGGCGTGGAACAGGGCGACTCCGTGCACGCGATCCAGTTCCGCACCGGCTACAAGGACGTCCCCCTGTCCCCGCCGTCCGGCGGCACCACCCCCGACGGCGTCTCCTACACCTACGAGGCCAACGACGCCTCCGTCGGCGACCTCGACGGCGACGGCGCCCTCGACATCGTCCTGAAGTGGCAGCCCACCAACGCCAAGGACAACTCCCAGTCCGGGTACACCGGCAACACGATCGTCGACGGCGTCAAGCTCGACGGCACCCGGCTGTGGCGCGTCGACCTGGGCCGCAACATCCGCTCCGGCGCCCACTACACGCAGTTCCAGGTGTACGACTACGACGGCGACGGCGAGGCCGAGGTCGCCATGAAGACCGCCGACGGCACCAGGGACGGCACCGGCGCGGTCATCGGCAGTTCCTCCGCCGACCACCGCAACTCCGGCGGGTACGTCCTCTCCGGTCCCGAGTACCTGACCATGTTCCACGGCCGCACCGGCAGGGCCATGGGCACCGTCGACTACGTCCCGGCCCGCGGCACCGTCTCCTCCTGGGGCGACTCCTACGGCAACCGCGTGGACCGCTTCCTAGCCGGCACCGCCTACCTGGACGGCGCCCGCCCCTCCCTGATCATGGCGCGCGGCTACTACACCCGCACGGTCATCGCGGCCTGGGACTGGCGGAACGGCGCCTTCACCCGCCGCTGGACCTTCGACACCAACTCCTCCACCAACAGCGGCAAGGGCTACGACGGCCAGGGCTCCCACAGCCTCTCCGTCGGGGACGTCGACAACGACGGGCGGGACGAGATCGTCTACGGCTCGATGGCCGTCGACGACAACGGCAACGGCCTGTGGACGGCGAAGACCGGCCACGGCGACGCCCAGCACCTCGGCGACCTCGACGCGTCGACCGCGGGCCTGGAGTACTACAAGGTCTCCGAGTCCACCGGCCAGCCCGCCGCGCTGTACCTCAACCCCGCGAACGGCGCGGTCCGCTGGAAGCTCGCCGCCTGCTGCGACAACGGGCGCGGGGTCGCGGCGGACATCTGGTCGGGCAACTCCGGCCCCGAGATGTGGTCCTCCTCCGACGGTTCCGTCCGTGACGAGGGCGGCGGCACCAAGGGCCGCAAGCCGTCCTCCGCCAACTTCGTGTCCTGGTGGGACGGCGACCCGGTCCGCGAACTCCTCGACGGCACCCGCATCGACAAGTACGGCACCTCCGCCGACACCCGTCTGCTGACCGGCTCCGGCGTGGCCTCCAACAACGGCACCAAGGCCACCCCGGTGCTGTCCGGTGACATCCTGGGCGACTGGCGCGAGGAGGTCGTCTGGCGCACCAGCGACAACACGGCCCTGCGCATCTACTCCACCCCCCACGACACCGACCGCAGGATCACCACGCTCCTGCACGACACCCTGTACCGCACGTCCCTGGCCTGGCAGAACACGGCCTACAACCAGCCCCCGCACACCGGCTTTTTCATCGGCGCCGACATGCCGACACCCCCGAGGCCGGCGGTCTTCACGCCCTGA
- a CDS encoding class I SAM-dependent methyltransferase, whose product MLDYEEEAERYDTSRGGEPRARAAADAVLDLVPERARDLLDVACGTGIVTRRFAAARAGLRVTGVDLAASMTRMAAARLPGAVVRADSRRLPFAGARFDAVVSVWLLHLLPGPEEVRAVIGECARVLRPGGVYVTTVHKGASHNVGSDIDAILAARPPSPVPDAPGTVDAAAAAHGLVPAGRARFEGQGRSPRRTIEDLRRGWFVTLPPGGPLAERFAALLAALPDQDRPRPDPVFSLRAYRKPEHGNPAGDGGD is encoded by the coding sequence GTGCTGGACTACGAGGAAGAAGCGGAGCGCTACGACACCTCACGCGGCGGTGAACCGCGGGCCCGGGCGGCGGCGGACGCCGTGCTGGACCTGGTGCCGGAACGGGCGCGGGACCTGCTGGACGTGGCCTGCGGCACCGGCATCGTGACCCGGCGGTTCGCCGCCGCCCGCGCCGGTCTGCGCGTGACGGGCGTCGACCTCGCCGCGTCGATGACCCGGATGGCCGCCGCCCGTCTGCCGGGCGCCGTGGTCCGCGCCGACAGCCGTCGGCTGCCCTTCGCCGGGGCCCGGTTCGACGCGGTGGTCAGCGTGTGGCTGCTGCACCTCCTGCCCGGCCCCGAGGAGGTACGGGCGGTGATCGGCGAGTGCGCCCGCGTGCTGCGGCCCGGCGGGGTCTACGTCACCACCGTCCACAAGGGCGCCTCCCACAACGTCGGCAGCGACATCGACGCGATCCTCGCGGCCCGCCCGCCCAGCCCGGTGCCGGACGCCCCCGGGACGGTCGACGCCGCGGCCGCCGCACACGGCCTGGTCCCCGCCGGGCGGGCCCGCTTCGAGGGACAGGGCCGCAGCCCCCGTCGCACCATCGAGGACCTGCGGCGCGGCTGGTTCGTCACCCTGCCGCCCGGCGGCCCGCTCGCGGAGCGCTTCGCCGCCCTGCTGGCCGCACTCCCCGACCAGGACCGGCCCCGCCCCGACCCGGTGTTCAGCCTCCGCGCGTACCGGAAGCCGGAGCACGGCAACCCGGCGGGCGATGGCGGCGACTGA
- a CDS encoding 4a-hydroxytetrahydrobiopterin dehydratase: MPVEPLSPKEIEDRLAELPGWSLDGDRLTRSYRLGSHVAAAAMVVHIAQVQEELDHHSDLTLGYHTVSLSVNTHSAGGAVTEKDFELARKVEALAPGHGAH, translated from the coding sequence ATGCCCGTCGAACCGCTGTCGCCCAAGGAGATCGAGGACCGGCTGGCCGAGCTGCCGGGCTGGTCGCTCGACGGGGACCGCCTCACCCGCTCCTACCGGCTCGGCTCGCACGTCGCGGCGGCGGCGATGGTCGTCCACATCGCCCAGGTGCAGGAGGAGCTCGACCACCACTCCGACCTCACCCTCGGATACCACACCGTCTCGCTGTCCGTGAACACCCACAGCGCGGGCGGCGCGGTCACCGAGAAGGACTTCGAGCTGGCGCGAAAGGTGGAGGCCCTGGCACCCGGCCACGGTGCACACTGA
- a CDS encoding glycoside hydrolase family 48 protein translates to MHPPPRRRGGVRRLLTAAAAALALPLTMLSSGSTPAQAAAVQCSVDYRTNDWGSGFTAELTLTNRGAEAVDGWTLTYDYAGNQRLVNGWNGGWSQSGKTVTVKNAGHNARIAAGAAVTTGAQFSYSGSNAAPTSFAINGTTCTGAHQPPITVLTSPQAGAVYTQGETVPLAATAAAADDATITKVEFYDDTELLGTDSSAPFTLSVAGLTVGSHSLVAKAYDSMNASASSTPVGITVASGPAVVATPSQLGVRQGESGTFEVKLSKQPSANVTVTTARASGNSGLSVSAGGSLTFTPSNWSTAQKVTIAAGASGTGTAVFESSAPGHAKAAVTVTQLGATKAYDARFLDLYGKITNPANGYFSPEGIPYHSVETLIVEAPDHGHETTSEAYSYLLWLQAMYGKVTGDWSKFNGAWDIMEKFMIPTHADQPTNSFYNASKPATYAPEHDTPNEYPSALDSGVSVGPDPIAGELKSAYGTDDVYGMHWIQDVDNVYGYGNSPGKCEAGPSDTGPSYINTFQRGPQESVWETVPQPTCDAFKYGGKNGYLDLFTKDASYAKQWKFTNAPDADARAVQAAYWADKWAKEQGKGSDVSATVTKAAKMGDYLRYAMFDKYFKKIGNCTSPSCPAGTGKDASHYLLSWYYAWGGATDTSAGWAWRIGSSHAHGGYQNPLAAYALSEYAPLKPKSATGAGDWAKSMQRQLEFYRWLQSDEGGIAGGATNSWAGRYTTPPSGTPTFYGMHYDEKPVYHDPPSNQWFGFQAWSMERVAELYQQTGNALAKQVLDKWVDWALSETTVNPDGSFRIPSTLQWSGKPDTWNASSPGANSGLHVTVADYTNDVGVAAAYAKTLTYYADRSGDTEAAATAKALLDGMWENNQDALGIAVPETRADYNRFDDPVYVPGGWSGTMPNGDAINSSSTFESIRSFYQDDPAWSKIESYLAGGAAPTFTYHRFWAQADIALAMGSYAELLE, encoded by the coding sequence ATGCATCCCCCACCCAGGAGACGCGGCGGCGTCCGGCGGCTGTTGACGGCCGCCGCGGCCGCTCTGGCGCTTCCGCTGACGATGCTCTCGTCGGGCTCGACCCCAGCTCAGGCGGCGGCCGTCCAGTGCAGCGTCGACTACCGCACCAATGACTGGGGCTCCGGCTTCACCGCGGAGCTGACCCTCACCAACCGCGGTGCGGAGGCCGTGGACGGCTGGACCCTGACGTACGACTACGCCGGTAACCAGAGGCTCGTGAACGGCTGGAACGGCGGCTGGTCGCAGTCCGGGAAGACCGTGACCGTGAAGAACGCCGGGCACAACGCCCGGATCGCCGCCGGCGCCGCCGTCACGACCGGCGCCCAGTTCTCCTACAGCGGCAGCAACGCCGCTCCCACGTCCTTCGCGATCAACGGCACCACCTGCACCGGCGCCCACCAGCCGCCGATCACCGTGCTGACCAGCCCCCAGGCCGGCGCCGTCTACACCCAGGGCGAGACGGTCCCGCTCGCGGCCACCGCTGCGGCGGCCGACGACGCCACGATCACCAAGGTGGAGTTCTACGACGACACCGAGCTGCTGGGCACGGACAGCAGCGCGCCCTTCACGCTCTCCGTCGCCGGTTTGACCGTGGGCAGTCATTCACTGGTGGCCAAGGCGTACGACAGCATGAACGCCTCCGCGAGCTCCACGCCGGTCGGCATCACGGTGGCCTCGGGTCCCGCCGTGGTGGCCACGCCGTCCCAACTCGGCGTCCGGCAGGGCGAGTCGGGCACGTTCGAGGTGAAGCTGTCCAAGCAGCCGAGCGCGAACGTGACCGTCACGACGGCCCGCGCGAGCGGCAACTCGGGGCTGTCGGTCTCGGCCGGCGGCTCGCTCACCTTCACCCCGTCGAACTGGAGCACCGCCCAGAAGGTGACGATCGCCGCCGGAGCCTCCGGCACCGGAACGGCCGTCTTCGAGTCCTCGGCGCCGGGCCACGCCAAGGCGGCGGTCACCGTGACGCAGCTGGGGGCGACGAAGGCGTACGACGCCCGCTTCCTGGACCTGTACGGGAAGATCACCAACCCGGCGAACGGCTACTTCTCCCCCGAGGGCATCCCGTACCACTCGGTCGAGACGCTGATCGTCGAGGCGCCGGACCACGGTCACGAGACCACCTCGGAGGCGTACAGCTACCTGCTGTGGCTCCAGGCGATGTACGGCAAGGTCACCGGTGACTGGTCGAAGTTCAACGGGGCCTGGGACATCATGGAGAAGTTCATGATCCCGACCCACGCCGACCAGCCGACCAACTCCTTCTACAACGCCTCCAAGCCCGCGACGTACGCGCCCGAGCACGACACCCCCAACGAGTACCCCTCCGCGCTCGACTCGGGTGTCTCGGTCGGCCCCGACCCGATCGCCGGCGAGCTGAAGTCCGCCTACGGCACGGACGACGTCTACGGCATGCACTGGATCCAGGACGTCGACAACGTCTACGGCTACGGCAACTCGCCCGGCAAGTGCGAGGCGGGCCCGTCGGACACCGGGCCGTCGTACATCAACACCTTCCAGCGCGGCCCGCAGGAGTCGGTGTGGGAGACCGTCCCGCAGCCCACCTGCGACGCCTTCAAGTACGGCGGGAAGAACGGCTACCTGGACCTGTTCACCAAGGACGCGTCCTACGCCAAGCAGTGGAAGTTCACCAACGCCCCGGACGCCGACGCGCGCGCCGTGCAGGCCGCCTACTGGGCGGACAAGTGGGCCAAGGAGCAGGGCAAGGGCTCCGACGTCTCCGCGACCGTCACCAAGGCCGCGAAGATGGGCGACTACCTGCGCTACGCCATGTTCGACAAGTACTTCAAGAAGATCGGCAACTGCACCAGCCCGTCCTGCCCGGCCGGCACCGGCAAGGACGCCTCGCACTACCTGCTGTCCTGGTACTACGCCTGGGGCGGTGCCACCGACACCTCGGCGGGCTGGGCCTGGCGCATCGGCTCCAGCCACGCCCACGGCGGCTACCAGAACCCCCTCGCCGCGTACGCGCTGAGCGAGTACGCGCCGCTGAAGCCGAAGTCGGCGACCGGCGCGGGCGACTGGGCCAAGTCGATGCAGCGGCAGCTGGAGTTCTACCGCTGGCTGCAGTCCGACGAGGGCGGCATCGCCGGCGGCGCGACCAACAGCTGGGCCGGCCGCTACACGACCCCGCCGTCCGGCACGCCGACCTTCTACGGCATGCACTACGACGAGAAGCCGGTCTACCACGACCCGCCGTCCAACCAGTGGTTCGGCTTCCAGGCGTGGTCGATGGAGCGGGTCGCCGAGCTGTACCAGCAGACCGGCAACGCGCTCGCCAAGCAGGTCCTCGACAAGTGGGTCGACTGGGCGCTGTCGGAGACCACCGTCAACCCCGACGGCTCCTTCCGGATCCCGTCGACGCTGCAGTGGTCGGGCAAGCCGGACACCTGGAACGCCTCGTCGCCCGGCGCCAACAGCGGGCTGCACGTCACCGTCGCCGACTACACCAACGACGTCGGTGTGGCCGCGGCCTACGCCAAGACGCTGACGTACTACGCCGACCGCTCCGGTGACACCGAGGCGGCGGCCACGGCGAAGGCGCTGCTCGACGGCATGTGGGAGAACAACCAGGACGCGCTCGGCATCGCCGTCCCGGAGACCCGCGCCGACTACAACCGCTTCGACGACCCGGTGTACGTGCCGGGCGGCTGGAGCGGCACCATGCCGAACGGCGACGCGATCAACTCCTCGTCGACCTTCGAGTCGATCCGGTCCTTCTACCAGGACGACCCGGCCTGGTCGAAGATCGAGAGCTATCTCGCGGGCGGCGCCGCGCCGACGTTCACGTACCACCGGTTCTGGGCCCAGGCCGACATCGCCCTGGCCATGGGCTCGTACGCGGAGCTTCTCGAATAG
- a CDS encoding helix-turn-helix domain-containing protein: MTTAPSGTASTADGVGPLLRAWREQRRVSQLELALRADSSARHISFVETGRSRPSEEMVLRLAEHLDVPVRERNALLLAAGYAPRFPHTPLDDPALEPLREGIERLIGGFEPYPALVVDAMYDVVAANRGVMALFEGVPESLLEPPLNAVRLTLHPRGLAPRIVNLREWRGHLLEQMERHIALRRSEPLRALYEEVAAYPVPDTGESVAEPGAPVAYFALPMVIEHEGRRLSFVSSISTFNTPLDVTVAELAVETLLPADPATAKYLQSWLS; this comes from the coding sequence ATGACCACTGCACCGTCCGGTACCGCGTCCACCGCCGACGGCGTCGGCCCGCTGCTGCGGGCCTGGCGGGAGCAGCGGCGGGTCAGCCAGCTGGAGCTGGCCCTGCGCGCCGACTCCTCCGCCCGGCACATCAGCTTCGTCGAGACCGGCCGCTCCCGGCCCAGCGAGGAGATGGTGCTGCGGCTGGCCGAGCACCTGGACGTCCCCGTGCGGGAGCGCAACGCGCTGCTGCTGGCGGCCGGTTACGCTCCCCGGTTCCCGCACACCCCGCTGGACGATCCCGCGCTGGAGCCGCTGCGGGAGGGCATCGAGCGGCTGATCGGCGGCTTCGAGCCGTATCCGGCGCTGGTGGTGGACGCCATGTACGACGTCGTGGCGGCCAACCGGGGAGTGATGGCGCTCTTCGAGGGGGTGCCGGAGTCCCTGCTGGAGCCGCCGCTGAACGCGGTGCGGCTCACCCTGCACCCGCGGGGTCTGGCACCGCGGATCGTGAACCTGCGGGAGTGGCGCGGTCATCTGCTGGAGCAGATGGAACGGCACATCGCGCTGCGCCGCTCCGAGCCGCTGCGGGCGCTGTACGAGGAGGTCGCGGCGTATCCGGTGCCGGACACCGGGGAGTCCGTGGCGGAACCGGGCGCGCCGGTGGCGTACTTCGCGCTGCCCATGGTGATCGAGCACGAGGGGCGCAGGCTGTCCTTCGTCTCGTCGATCTCCACCTTCAACACGCCGCTGGACGTGACCGTCGCCGAGCTGGCCGTGGAGACGCTGCTCCCGGCGGACCCGGCGACGGCCAAGTACCTTCAGTCCTGGCTGAGCTGA
- a CDS encoding cellulose binding domain-containing protein encodes MRRTRVLTAVLALAAGLLAGGPPALAAGAPEPAGTLAADTYTWKNARIDGGGFVPGIVFNRTEKDLAYARTDIGGAYRWQEATKTWTPLLDSVGWDDWGHTGVVSLASDSVDPDRVYAAVGTYTNDWDPKNGAVLRSTDRGATWRKAALPFKLGGNMPGRGMGERLAVDPHRNSVLYLGAPSGKGLWRSTDSGASWSQVANFPNVGNYAQDPGDTTGYASDNQGIVWVTFDESTGTPGSATKTVYVGVADKENAVYRSTDAGATWQRLAGQPTGHLAHKGVLDAENGHLYLAYSDTGGPYDGGKGRLYRYATATGTWTDISPVAEADTYYGFSGLTVDRQNPGTVMATAYSSWWPDTQIFRSTDSGATWSKAWDYTSYPNRENRYTMDVSSVPWLTWGANPSPPEQTPKLGWMTEALEIDPFDSDRMMYGTGATIYGSENLTNWDTGAKFTVTPMVRGLEETAVNDLVSPPSGAPLISALGDVGGFRHTDLTKVPPMMFTQPNFTSTTSLDFAESNPDTVVRSGNLDSGPHIAFSTDNGANWFAGTDPSGVSGGGTVAAAADGSRFVWSPQGAGVHHTTGFGTSWAASSGIPAGAVVESDRVDPKTFYGFKSGKFYVSTDGGATFTASSATGLPGGDSVRFKALPGAKGDVWLAGGASDGAYGLWHSTDAGATFTKLANVDEADAVGFGKAAPGASYQTLFTSAKIDGVRGIFRSTDRGASWTRVNDDAHQWGWTGAAITGDPRVYGRVYVATNGRGVVYGDTSDTGGGTGPGPDPEPTGACAVTYKVTNQWSDGFQADVRLTNTGSAAWNGWSLAWSFTDGQRISQLWNASHTQSGATVTARNTDWNGTVAAGSSVAFGFTAAKSAANTAPTAFRLGEKACTVS; translated from the coding sequence GTGCGAAGAACCCGTGTCCTCACGGCCGTGCTCGCGCTGGCGGCCGGTCTGCTGGCGGGCGGCCCGCCCGCCCTGGCCGCCGGCGCCCCGGAACCGGCCGGGACCCTGGCCGCCGACACCTACACCTGGAAGAACGCGCGCATCGACGGCGGCGGCTTCGTGCCCGGCATCGTCTTCAACCGCACCGAGAAGGACCTCGCCTACGCCCGCACCGACATCGGCGGCGCCTACCGCTGGCAGGAGGCGACGAAGACCTGGACCCCGCTCCTCGACTCGGTGGGCTGGGACGACTGGGGGCACACCGGGGTGGTGAGCCTCGCCTCCGACTCCGTCGACCCCGACCGGGTGTACGCGGCGGTCGGCACGTACACCAACGACTGGGACCCGAAGAACGGCGCGGTGCTGCGTTCCACGGACCGCGGCGCGACCTGGCGGAAGGCCGCGCTGCCCTTCAAGCTGGGCGGCAACATGCCGGGGCGGGGCATGGGCGAGCGCCTGGCCGTCGACCCGCACCGCAACAGCGTGCTCTACCTGGGCGCGCCCAGCGGCAAGGGCCTGTGGCGGTCGACCGACTCGGGGGCGAGCTGGTCGCAGGTGGCGAACTTCCCCAACGTCGGGAACTACGCGCAGGACCCGGGCGACACCACCGGCTACGCGTCCGACAACCAGGGCATCGTCTGGGTCACCTTCGACGAGTCGACGGGCACGCCGGGCAGCGCGACCAAGACGGTCTACGTCGGGGTCGCCGACAAGGAGAACGCGGTCTACCGGTCGACGGACGCGGGCGCCACCTGGCAGCGGCTGGCCGGGCAGCCGACGGGACACCTGGCCCACAAGGGCGTCCTGGACGCCGAGAACGGTCACCTGTACCTCGCCTACAGCGACACCGGCGGCCCCTACGACGGCGGCAAGGGCCGCCTGTACCGGTACGCGACGGCGACCGGCACCTGGACCGACATCAGCCCGGTCGCGGAGGCCGACACCTACTACGGCTTCAGCGGGCTGACCGTGGACCGGCAGAACCCGGGCACGGTGATGGCGACGGCCTACAGCTCCTGGTGGCCGGACACCCAGATCTTCCGCTCCACGGACAGCGGCGCGACCTGGTCCAAGGCGTGGGACTACACGTCCTACCCGAACCGGGAGAACCGCTACACCATGGACGTGTCGTCGGTGCCGTGGCTGACCTGGGGCGCCAACCCCTCCCCGCCCGAACAGACCCCCAAGCTGGGGTGGATGACCGAGGCGCTGGAGATCGACCCCTTCGACTCCGACCGCATGATGTACGGCACCGGGGCGACGATCTACGGCAGCGAGAACCTCACGAACTGGGACACGGGCGCGAAGTTCACCGTCACGCCCATGGTGCGGGGCCTGGAGGAGACGGCCGTCAACGACCTCGTCTCCCCGCCGTCGGGCGCGCCGCTGATCAGCGCGCTCGGGGACGTCGGCGGCTTCCGGCACACGGACCTGACCAAGGTGCCGCCGATGATGTTCACCCAGCCGAACTTCACCTCCACGACCAGCCTGGACTTCGCGGAGTCGAACCCCGACACCGTGGTCCGCTCCGGCAACCTGGACTCCGGTCCGCACATCGCCTTCTCCACGGACAACGGCGCCAACTGGTTCGCGGGCACGGACCCCTCGGGGGTCAGCGGCGGCGGGACGGTCGCGGCGGCGGCCGACGGCAGCCGCTTCGTCTGGAGCCCGCAGGGCGCCGGCGTGCACCACACGACCGGCTTCGGCACGTCCTGGGCGGCGTCGAGCGGCATCCCGGCGGGGGCGGTCGTCGAGTCCGACCGGGTGGACCCGAAGACGTTCTACGGCTTCAAGTCCGGGAAGTTCTACGTCAGTACGGACGGCGGCGCGACCTTCACCGCCTCCTCGGCGACCGGCCTGCCCGGCGGTGACAGCGTGCGTTTCAAGGCGCTGCCCGGCGCGAAGGGCGACGTCTGGCTGGCGGGCGGGGCGAGCGACGGGGCGTACGGCCTGTGGCACTCCACGGATGCCGGGGCGACGTTCACGAAACTGGCGAACGTCGACGAGGCCGACGCCGTCGGCTTCGGCAAGGCGGCGCCCGGTGCCTCGTACCAGACCCTGTTCACCAGCGCGAAGATCGACGGCGTACGGGGCATCTTCCGCTCCACGGACAGGGGCGCGAGCTGGACCCGGGTCAACGACGACGCCCACCAGTGGGGCTGGACCGGCGCGGCCATCACCGGTGACCCGCGGGTGTACGGCCGTGTCTACGTGGCGACCAACGGCCGCGGTGTCGTCTACGGCGACACCTCCGACACCGGGGGCGGCACGGGCCCCGGCCCGGACCCGGAGCCCACGGGCGCCTGCGCGGTGACGTACAAGGTCACCAACCAGTGGTCCGACGGCTTCCAGGCGGACGTCCGGCTGACCAACACGGGGTCGGCCGCCTGGAACGGCTGGTCGCTGGCCTGGTCCTTCACGGACGGCCAGAGGATCTCCCAACTCTGGAACGCCTCCCACACCCAGTCCGGCGCGACGGTGACGGCCCGCAACACCGACTGGAACGGCACGGTGGCGGCGGGCTCCTCGGTCGCCTTCGGCTTCACGGCGGCCAAGTCGGCGGCCAACACCGCGCCCACGGCCTTCCGCCTGGGTGAGAAGGCCTGCACGGTAAGTTGA